The Vidua macroura isolate BioBank_ID:100142 chromosome 9, ASM2450914v1, whole genome shotgun sequence genome has a window encoding:
- the PRKAB2 gene encoding 5'-AMP-activated protein kinase subunit beta-2 isoform X1, with the protein MGNTTSERVSGERHGSKSHRSDGSGASHPAKEHPHKIMVGSTDDPSVFSSHDSKIPGDKEFVSWQPDLEESVKPSQQARPTVIRWADGGKEVFISGSFNNWSTKIPLIKSHNDFVAILDLPEGEHQYKFFVDGQWVHDPSEPVVTSQMGTINNLIHVKKSDFEVFDALKVDSLESSETSGRDLSSSPPGPYGQEMYVYRPEERFKSPPILPPHLLQVILNKDTNISCDPALLPEPNHVMLNHLYALSIKDGVMVLSATHRYKKKYVTTLLYKPI; encoded by the exons ATGGGGAACACCACCAGCGAGCGGGTGTCTGGGGAGCGCCATGGCTCCAAGTCCCACCGCTCGGACGGCTCCGGTGCCTCCCACCCCGCCAAGGAGCACCCGCACAAGATCATGGTGGGCAGCACCGATGACCCCAGCGTTTTCAGCTCCCACGACTCCAAG ATTCCTGGGGACAAGGAGTTTGTGTCGTGGCAGCCAGATCTGGAGGAGTCAGTGAAACCATCCCAACAGGCTCGTCCGACTGTCATACGCTGGGCTGATGGAGGCAAGGAGGTCTTCATCTCTGGATCCTTCAACAACTGGAGCACCAAGATCCCACTCATCAAGAG CCACAATGACTTCGTTGCTATCCTGGACCTTCCAGAAGGAGAGCACCAGTACAAATTTTTTGTGGATGGCCAGTGGGTCCATGATCCATCTGAG CCTGTGGTTACCAGCCAGATGGGGACGATAAACAACCTGATCCACGTCAAGAAGTCTGACTTCGAGGTGTTTGATGCATTGAAGGTGGATTCCCTGGAGAGCTCAGAAACCTCAGGTCGGG ATTTATCCAGCTCCCCACCGGGACCTTATGGCCAGGAGATGTACGTATACCGGCCCGAGGAGCGCTTCAAATCCCCACCCATCCTCCCGCCTCACCTCCTCCAGGTCATCCTCAACAAGGACACCAACATCTCG TGTGACCCAGCGCTGCTGCCCGAGCCCAACCACGTCATGCTCAATCACCTCTACGCGCTCTCCATCAAG GATGGCGTGATGGTGCTCAGTGCCACGCACCGCTACAAGAAGAAGTACGTCACCACGCTGCTGTACAAGCCCATCTGA
- the PRKAB2 gene encoding 5'-AMP-activated protein kinase subunit beta-2 isoform X2, with protein sequence MGNTTSERVSGERHGSKSHRSDGSGASHPAKEHPHKIMVGSTDDPSVFSSHDSKIPGDKEFVSWQPDLEESVKPSQQARPTVIRWADGGKEVFISGSFNNWSTKIPLIKSHNDFVAILDLPEGEHQYKFFVDGQWVHDPSEPVVTSQMGTINNLIHVKKSDFEVFDALKVDSLESSETSDLSSSPPGPYGQEMYVYRPEERFKSPPILPPHLLQVILNKDTNISCDPALLPEPNHVMLNHLYALSIKDGVMVLSATHRYKKKYVTTLLYKPI encoded by the exons ATGGGGAACACCACCAGCGAGCGGGTGTCTGGGGAGCGCCATGGCTCCAAGTCCCACCGCTCGGACGGCTCCGGTGCCTCCCACCCCGCCAAGGAGCACCCGCACAAGATCATGGTGGGCAGCACCGATGACCCCAGCGTTTTCAGCTCCCACGACTCCAAG ATTCCTGGGGACAAGGAGTTTGTGTCGTGGCAGCCAGATCTGGAGGAGTCAGTGAAACCATCCCAACAGGCTCGTCCGACTGTCATACGCTGGGCTGATGGAGGCAAGGAGGTCTTCATCTCTGGATCCTTCAACAACTGGAGCACCAAGATCCCACTCATCAAGAG CCACAATGACTTCGTTGCTATCCTGGACCTTCCAGAAGGAGAGCACCAGTACAAATTTTTTGTGGATGGCCAGTGGGTCCATGATCCATCTGAG CCTGTGGTTACCAGCCAGATGGGGACGATAAACAACCTGATCCACGTCAAGAAGTCTGACTTCGAGGTGTTTGATGCATTGAAGGTGGATTCCCTGGAGAGCTCAGAAACCTCAG ATTTATCCAGCTCCCCACCGGGACCTTATGGCCAGGAGATGTACGTATACCGGCCCGAGGAGCGCTTCAAATCCCCACCCATCCTCCCGCCTCACCTCCTCCAGGTCATCCTCAACAAGGACACCAACATCTCG TGTGACCCAGCGCTGCTGCCCGAGCCCAACCACGTCATGCTCAATCACCTCTACGCGCTCTCCATCAAG GATGGCGTGATGGTGCTCAGTGCCACGCACCGCTACAAGAAGAAGTACGTCACCACGCTGCTGTACAAGCCCATCTGA